Proteins encoded together in one Lathyrus oleraceus cultivar Zhongwan6 chromosome 5, CAAS_Psat_ZW6_1.0, whole genome shotgun sequence window:
- the LOC127084933 gene encoding polyadenylate-binding protein-interacting protein 4 isoform X1, translated as MGYRNKSLVTKDQTISSSSNCESLSDAMLVFTMNIIGLPVDVHVKDGSVFSGIFYTASVDDRFGIVLKQARMTKKGIGHSNVGKEALIDTLVVQSKDLVQVIAKGVTLPGDGDNGKITGEDEEAVTPKVCCSENRSVDAEQVNQSRQAGDNNSKGKADDCRQKFEFHSEKNDEKIQSLDSGHEIITCLGQVKADKANDQGSERSTSPDSTSTHSTLSEDLSEASHNIPAKIIEKSAPRGADCTRNAKEFKLNPAAKIFSPSFVYPISAPSAVPTAANMVYMPNSSPAPNMVYMPNSSPPVHVATLQPEVGFNNFASRPSVPVKVSQYGNLTVGNAGSGSQFSQPIVGQLAHRTQPLQYAAHYTPVLSEPAYLQSNSPAVMAGRSTQLVYVQQVSHDLVHGVTAPFPTRPLLNHVQFPKHQGGAFSQAIPVVMPPSVITSAQQQTFAFQNHIPVLQPGFSPPRPISIPGSNGFYGTKFS; from the exons ATGGGTTACAGAAACAAGAGCTTGGTGACAAAGGATCAAACTATTTCTTCATCTTCAAATTGTGAATCACTGAGTGATGCAATGCTCGTTTTCACTATGAATATCATTGGTTTACCAGTTGATGTTCACGTTAAAGATGGTTCTGTGTTTTCTGGAATTTTCTATACTGCTTCTGTTGATGACCGTTTCG GTATTGTTTTGAAGCAAGCAAGGATGACCAAGAAGGGAATTGGTCACAGCAATGTTGGAAAAGAGGCCTTGATAGATACACTAGTGGTTCAATCAAAGGATCTTGTGCAGGTCATTGCTAAG GGAGTAACACTTCCCGGGGATGGTGATAATGGAAAAATAACTGGCGAGGATGAGGAAGCAGTTACACCCAAAGTTTGTTGTTCCGAGAACCGTTCAGTGGATGCAGAACAGGTTAATCAATCAAG ACAAGCTGGAGATAACAACTCAAAAGGGAAGGCTGATGACTGCAGGCAGAAGTTTGAATTTCACAGTGAAAAAAAT GATGAAAAGATTCAAAGCCTTGATTCAGGCCATGAAA TTATTACATGTCTGGGCCAAGTTAAAGCTGATAAAGCCAATGATCAGGGTAGTGAAAGGTCTACTTCACCAGATTCTACATCTACACATTCCACCCTTAGTGAAGATCTCAGTGAGGCGTCACATAATATTCCAGCAAAAATTATTGAAAAATCTGCTCCAAGGGGTGCAGATTGTACCAGAAATGCAAAG GAATTTAAGCTCAACCCAGCTGCCAAGATTTTCTCCCCGTCTTTTGTATATCCTATTTCAGCACCTTCTGCTGTGCCAACAGCTGCAAACATGGTTTACATGCCAAATAGCTCTCCAGCTCCAAATATGGTTTACATGCCAAATAGCTCTCCTCCAGTACATGTTGCTACTCTTCAACCTGAAGTCGGATTCAATAATTTTGCTTCTCGACCTTCTGTGCCTGTTAAGGTTTCACAGTATGGTAATTTGACAGTTGGAAATGCTGGCAGTGGTTCTCAATTTTCACAACCT ATTGTTGGTCAACTGGCACATAGGACACAACCTCTTCAGTATGCTGCACATTACACTCCAGTCCTATCTGAACCTGCTTATTTGCAATCAAACTCTCCTGCT GTTATGGCTGGACGATCCACCCAGCTAGTCTATGTTCAACAAGTTTCCCAC GATTTGGTACATGGTGTAACGGCTCCATTCCCAACCCGCCCCCTGTTGAATCACGTACAATTTCCAAAGCATCAAG GTGGAGCATTTAGTCAAGCAATACCAGTTGTTATGCCTCCATCTGTCATAACAAGTGCGCAACAACAAACCTTTGCATTTCAAAACCACATTCCAGTTTTGCAACCTGGCTTTTCTCCGCCTAGACCTATTTCAATCCCAGGATCAAATGGTTTCTATGGCACCAAATTTTCATGA
- the LOC127084933 gene encoding polyadenylate-binding protein-interacting protein 4 isoform X2 produces MGYRNKSLVTKDQTISSSSNCESLSDAMLVFTMNIIGLPVDVHVKDGSVFSGIFYTASVDDRFGIVLKQARMTKKGIGHSNVGKEALIDTLVVQSKDLVQVIAKGVTLPGDGDNGKITGEDEEAVTPKVCCSENRSVDAEQVNQSRQAGDNNSKGKADDCRQKFEFHSEKNDEKIQSLDSGHEIITCLGQVKADKANDQGSERSTSPDSTSTHSTLSEDLSEASHNIPAKIIEKSAPRGADCTRNAKEFKLNPAAKIFSPSFVYPISAPSAVPTAANMVYMPNSSPAPNMVYMPNSSPPVHVATLQPEVGFNNFASRPSVPVKVSQYGNLTVGNAGSGSQFSQPIVGQLAHRTQPLQYAAHYTPVLSEPAYLQSNSPADLVHGVTAPFPTRPLLNHVQFPKHQGGAFSQAIPVVMPPSVITSAQQQTFAFQNHIPVLQPGFSPPRPISIPGSNGFYGTKFS; encoded by the exons ATGGGTTACAGAAACAAGAGCTTGGTGACAAAGGATCAAACTATTTCTTCATCTTCAAATTGTGAATCACTGAGTGATGCAATGCTCGTTTTCACTATGAATATCATTGGTTTACCAGTTGATGTTCACGTTAAAGATGGTTCTGTGTTTTCTGGAATTTTCTATACTGCTTCTGTTGATGACCGTTTCG GTATTGTTTTGAAGCAAGCAAGGATGACCAAGAAGGGAATTGGTCACAGCAATGTTGGAAAAGAGGCCTTGATAGATACACTAGTGGTTCAATCAAAGGATCTTGTGCAGGTCATTGCTAAG GGAGTAACACTTCCCGGGGATGGTGATAATGGAAAAATAACTGGCGAGGATGAGGAAGCAGTTACACCCAAAGTTTGTTGTTCCGAGAACCGTTCAGTGGATGCAGAACAGGTTAATCAATCAAG ACAAGCTGGAGATAACAACTCAAAAGGGAAGGCTGATGACTGCAGGCAGAAGTTTGAATTTCACAGTGAAAAAAAT GATGAAAAGATTCAAAGCCTTGATTCAGGCCATGAAA TTATTACATGTCTGGGCCAAGTTAAAGCTGATAAAGCCAATGATCAGGGTAGTGAAAGGTCTACTTCACCAGATTCTACATCTACACATTCCACCCTTAGTGAAGATCTCAGTGAGGCGTCACATAATATTCCAGCAAAAATTATTGAAAAATCTGCTCCAAGGGGTGCAGATTGTACCAGAAATGCAAAG GAATTTAAGCTCAACCCAGCTGCCAAGATTTTCTCCCCGTCTTTTGTATATCCTATTTCAGCACCTTCTGCTGTGCCAACAGCTGCAAACATGGTTTACATGCCAAATAGCTCTCCAGCTCCAAATATGGTTTACATGCCAAATAGCTCTCCTCCAGTACATGTTGCTACTCTTCAACCTGAAGTCGGATTCAATAATTTTGCTTCTCGACCTTCTGTGCCTGTTAAGGTTTCACAGTATGGTAATTTGACAGTTGGAAATGCTGGCAGTGGTTCTCAATTTTCACAACCT ATTGTTGGTCAACTGGCACATAGGACACAACCTCTTCAGTATGCTGCACATTACACTCCAGTCCTATCTGAACCTGCTTATTTGCAATCAAACTCTCCTGCT GATTTGGTACATGGTGTAACGGCTCCATTCCCAACCCGCCCCCTGTTGAATCACGTACAATTTCCAAAGCATCAAG GTGGAGCATTTAGTCAAGCAATACCAGTTGTTATGCCTCCATCTGTCATAACAAGTGCGCAACAACAAACCTTTGCATTTCAAAACCACATTCCAGTTTTGCAACCTGGCTTTTCTCCGCCTAGACCTATTTCAATCCCAGGATCAAATGGTTTCTATGGCACCAAATTTTCATGA